The following coding sequences are from one Amphiprion ocellaris isolate individual 3 ecotype Okinawa chromosome 19, ASM2253959v1, whole genome shotgun sequence window:
- the si:dkey-204f11.64 gene encoding guanine nucleotide-binding protein G(I)/G(S)/G(O) subunit gamma-5, protein MSNNSAANSSLVIAQKAVKQLRLEASVRRIKVSQAAAELKTFCLQNAHKDPLLTGVPSSDNPFRPPKSCVLL, encoded by the exons ATGTCAAACAACAGCGCCGCCAACAGCAGCTTAGTGATCGCCCAGAAGGCAGTGAAGCAGCTTCGACTGGAGGCCAGCGTCCGCAGGATCAAG GTTTCTCAGGCCGCTGCAGAACTGAAGACCTTCTGTTTGCAAAATGCCCACAAAGACCCTCTCCTCACCGGCGTGCCCTCCAGTGACAACCCGTTCAGGCCTCCCAAGTCATGTGTCCTCCTCTGA